The following coding sequences are from one Canis lupus baileyi chromosome 19, mCanLup2.hap1, whole genome shotgun sequence window:
- the IQCN gene encoding IQ domain-containing protein N isoform X2 → MGDGAMLGRSPCSSVVFMGASLASRVITTIHQYPLIAALDPTLSWEVEPSRASPNLYLSSEISGENACLAPGTSELASDLNPMESDTGPNLPKPPHLQLPPSLWQLLIANGVGPSTSQPSVAGGTVPSAHKPHVVSRVASRRWASTGEGKGASGTLPCAAGGGRAAHSQQCTVTYGRSVCWGQPSGISRVPPGVYRSSAAKVSQQPSVAREETTQKTPSPNHKRASAATRERTNKSTPGPLRAASMSKMSLTQPQIPKACDITLGLLPGSMVPGHRWAFKTQADPSVFPAPPGNKLAHTLTRLAVPRQERNRTQGTVASTYCPQERVTGHILTELVASLPQGPDNDLPGSLSQGSTDYGLNVSNSQSSLPSCSSLSLSSMSVASLTAVDLVEEESWEANLDGEINLDTLLSGEAVGRPQKPRDREETKKVGRGHTTPRLYHQPSAGSKLIPILHQSSVSGRVTLSVHWGSDDQDDGDVSSGQSSMGLKESLSQKSYRTGLTRSLSLDNVPTTHEQTSMATRLTSSLSQPSVVSKVAPNPGQPLTVSRVAPSPSELPVSGKVTPSLTEPSIASKVTLSLGQTSITGGVATNLARPSVTNAVAPNLAQASMTGGVVPSLAQPSVTSGIAPSLTRPSITCGVVPSLAQASVTGRVAPSLSQASVTGRVAPSLSQASVTGRVTPNLTWPSVTRGVAPSLAWPSVTHGVAPSLTQASATSGVSPSLARPSVTGGLAPNLVQASVTGGVAPSLAQGSMTGGVTPRLAQPSMTSGVAPSPARPSVTSGVAPSLAQASMTGGVTPSLAQASMTGGVTPSLTQLSVTSGVAPSLAQGSMTGGVTPSLAQPSVTSGVAPSLAQAFMTGGVAPSLAQVSMTGGVTPSLAQASMTGGVAPSLTQLSVTSGVTPSLAQASMTGGVTPSLTRPSVTSGVAPSLAQASVTSGVVPSLVQASVTSGVAPSLAQASMASGVTPSLARPSVTSGVAPSLAQASMTGGVAPSLAQASMTGGVAPSLTQLSVTSGVTPSLAQASMTGGVTPSLARPSVTSGVAPSLAQASMTGGVTPSLAQASMTGGVAPSLTQLSVTSGVTPSLAQASMTGGVTPSLARPSVTSGVAPSLAQASVTSGVVPSLVQASVTSGVAPSLAQASMASGVTPSLARPSVTSGVTPSLVKPSMTDGVDPTVAQPPVTGAVAPSPAQASMACVVASSLSQPAVTGGVAPSLAHPSMIGGIAPSLGQPSVACVVAPSLGQPSVACVVAPSLGPPSVACVVVSTLAQPFVANRGPLSLFQPSVIGGAGCTVGQSDWMPKVGSNVPSRVDAVASSLHHPSFVTEIPAGTSCPPTTSSMGQDLNQSSVATETALCQEPVMVDGVASNPQAPEFSEVPLAFHQPLSVSGGHPNITEHSAVTLSAPNIYQTSGASGEDSCLDRGTSISPGALFRGMAASISPGAMAASMFPNMSRGTLAAGMFLSMSPGPMSPGMTGSVCQGSVTTGMGPNQFQVVSGMAPIAFPASVAGAPLIHEQAIEVGPGFSRASVPNRLGMRPFRFSQANADPTMSQVNVDLPVSLNHQHPPVSTVVASGYQQADAFSQEPLMGTASGLVPGSVATRMPAALAPATAASGVAPSLPPGSVIRGVGQSLPPGPVISGVPPRLPPSYVISGVAPTFPAGSVICSISHSLPPGSVISGMGQGLPPEPMASAVAPSFPPGSAASREPPSLTAASGGGGKRQNLSMRPSVSFTAPSLIPGSVSNETDTNVSPGSVASSVFPTSVAGELNQGLVLGSTANAAGVPSTVRNVAQSLPQGSMLVGITPRPYHGALAGEGSIAPFQASHTTSLAQLHPQGLEASDTTRRGHQVPTVLQRASQLNHTLETMPFEATDDQAVMKPEGLDKGLSQVSISSGDSMVLDATPWMFHSPLSGDINDSHEFLPDSQRPLLEEVVPNQTESLTSGMAPVPPQPLNVANHSMAGSATPTLQQRSATSWRPPSSHFVTGSWVPSVLMESVRAPGAPLAQQASMAHIIPQSPLVAHIIPQSPSVAHIIPQSPPVAHIIPQSPSVAHIIPQSPSVVHIIPQSPTVTHIMSQDPPVTQVPQSPAYNMGASTIVSGSPKLAHSSPTAFSLHPGSITGMGTPSTSQRSGTTHKASHVSLYPSSTSGMASDGFQVAAVPRAHQKPVSGDLVQNNHKFLGSRKSYRSMHGYSVSDMLDSNIAKVVPLHEVQEHTYRSSQESPKHSKSAPPVVTPIIRTTEVAHNTATSRLHPGLRRVSLGYESSPDGSRRPLLAQESMEGSLDFRSAGAPVDSDRASLTPTVLQGPVDAGIAGGQAWNSAVPSVAVGPMSSAVAPGGVWDLARASVPWDTVGREAAADPRQSGELVASMQAVEKIIIHAVVTIQACARGYLVRRTVKVWHQWAVIIQAAWRGYRVRRDLARLSRAATTIQAVWRGFLTRRPETQQTMLPAMWCKMGSRTRSGSDHRCFQSCQPHICALCQSLSPRLGSPPSVVMLVGSSPRTCHMCGHTLPTRVVHGMGRGSTVQASLPWGCATQMNSRSPRLSRRRIKAATAIQSAWRGFSVRRRLKQQQMAAKMLQATWRGHRTRASLTTDALLGPEAWDSSQHMQWPGV, encoded by the exons ATGGGGGATGGGGCCATGCTCGGGAGGTCACCCTGCTCATCAGTGGTCTTTATGGGTGCCTCCCTGGCTAGTAGAGTGATCACCACGATTCATCAGTATCCCCTGATTGCTGCCCTGGACCCCACTCTGTCATGGGAGGTGGAGCCCAGCAGGGCCTCCCCAAACCTTTATTTGAGCTCTGAGATCAGTGGAGAAAATGCGTGCCTGGCCCCAGGCACCAGTGAATTGGCATCAGATCTCAACCCCATGGAGAGTGACACGGGCCCTAATTTGCCCAAACCACCCCACCTGCAGCTGCCCCCCAGTCTGTGGCAGCTGCTCATTGCCAATGGCGTGGGCCCAAGCACCAGCCAGCCATCGGTGGCTGGTGGCACAGTTCCAAGCGCCCATAAGCCACACGTGGTCAGCAGGGTGGCCTCACGTCGGTGGGCGTCGACCGGGGAAGGCAAGGGGGCCTCAGGTACACTTCCCTGCGCCGCTGGTGGTGGGAGGGCTGCCCATTCCCAGCAGTGTACCGTAACCTACGGGAGATCTGTTTGCTGGGGTCAGCCCTCCGGGATCAGCAGGGTGCCCCCCGGTGTGTATCGATCCTCAGCTGCCAAGGTGTCACAACAGCCCTCTGTGGCCCGTGAGGAGACCACGCAGAAAACCCCGTCCCCAAATCACAAACGGGCCTCCGCGGCTACCAGGGAGAGAACCAACAAGTCGACCCCAGGTCCACTGAGGGCTGCCAGTATGAGCAAAATGTCCCTGACTCAACCACAGATCCCCAAGGCCTGTGACATCACCCTGGGTCTCTTGCCTGGCTCCATGGTTCCTGGTCATCGCTGGGCCTTCAAGACTCAGGCTGATCCCAGTGTGTTCCCAGCCCCCCCAGGCAATAAGTTGGCACATACTCTTACCCGTTTGGCAGTCCCTAGGCAGGAGAGGAATCGAACCCAGGGCACCGTTGCCAGTACGTACTGCCCACAGGAGCGAGTGACTGGCCATATACTCACTGAACTGGTGGCCAGTTTGCCCCAGGGTCCAGACAATGACCTGCCTGGAAGCCTCTCTCAAGGCTCCACAGACTATGGCCTGAATGTGAGTAATTCCCAGAGCTCCCTGCCTAGCTGCAGCTCGCTCAGCCTCTCCAGCATGTCTGTGGCCAGTCTGACTGCTGTCGACCTGGTGGAGGAGGAGTCCTGGGAGGCCAACTTGGATGGGGAAATTAATCTAGATACCCTCCTCTCTGGAGAGGCTGTGGGGAGGCCCCAGAAGCCTAGAGATAGGGAAGAAACTAAGAAAGTGGGCCGGGGCCACACGACCCCACGCCTCTACCACCAGCCCTCTGCAGGCTCAAAGCTGATCCCCATTCTGCACCAGAGCTCAGTGTCCGGTCGCGTGACCCTGAGTGTCCACTGGGGCTCAGATGATCAGGATGATGGGGATGTGTCCTCAGGTCAAAGCTCCATGGGTCTGAAGGAAAGCTTATCTCAGAAATCCTACAGGACAGGACTGACCAGAAGTCTGTCTTTGGATAATGTCCCTACCACGCATGAGCAGACATCCATGGCCACTAGGTTGACCTCAAGCCTATCCCAGCCATCGGTAGTCAGTAAGGTGGCTCCAAACCCAGGCCAGCCACTTACGGTCAGTAGGGTTGCCCCCAGCCCATCTGAATTACCTGTGTCTGGTAAGGTCACCCCTAGTCTAACTGAGCCATCTATCGCTAGTAAGGTGACCCTCAGCCTAGGCCAAACATCTATCACTGGTGGGGTAGCCACAAACCTAGCCCGGCCATCTGTGACCAATGCGGTGGCCCCCAACCTAGCACAAGCATCTATGACCGGTGGGGTGGTCCCCAGCCTAGCACAGCCATCGGTGACCAGTGGGATCGCCCCTAGCTTAACCCGGCCATCTATAACTTGTGGGGTGGTCCCTAGCTTAGCTCAGGCATCTGTGACTGGAAGGGTGGCCCCCAGTCTATCTCAG GCATCTGTGACTGGAAGGGTGGCCCCCAGCCTATCTCAGGCATCTGTGACTGGCAGGGTGACCCCCAACCTCACCTGGCCATCTGTGACCCGTGGGGTGGCCCCTAGCCTCGCCTGGCCATCTGTGACCCATGGGGTGGCTCCCAgcctcacccaggcatctgcAACCAGCGGGGTATCCCCCAGCCTAGCCCGGCCATCTGTGACTGGTGGGTTGGCCCCCAACCTCGTCCAGGCATCTGTGACCGGTGGGGTGGCCCCCAGCCTAGCTCAGGGATCTATGACTGGTGGGGTGACCCCCAGGCTCGCCCAGCCATCTATGACCAGTGGggtggcccccagccctgcccggcCATCTGTGACCAGTGGGGTGGCTCCCAGCCTTGCCCAGGCATCTATGACTGGTGGGGTGACCCCCAGCCTCGCCCAGGCATCTATGACTGGTGGGGTGACCCCCAGCCTCACCCAGCTATCTGTGACCAGTGGGGTGGCCCCCAGCCTTGCCCAAGGATCTATGACCGGTGGGGTGACCCCCAGCCTTGCCCAGCCATCTGTGACCAGTGGGGTGGCTCCCAGCCTTGCCCAGGCATTTATGACTGGTGGGGTGGCCCCCAGCCTTGCCCAGGTATCTATGACTGGTGGGGTGACCCCCAGCCTCGCCCAGGCATCTATGACTGGTGGGGTGGCCCCCAGCCTCACCCAGCTATCTGTGACCAGTGGGGTGACCCCCAGCCTTGCCCAGGCATCTATGACTGGTGGGGTGACCCCCAGCCTCACCCGGCCATCTGTGACCAGTGGGGTGGCCCCCAGTCTTGCCCAGGCATCTGTGACCAGTGGGGTTGTCCCCAGCCTAGTCCAGGCATCTGTGACCAGTGGGGTGGCCCCCAGCCTAGCTCAGGCATCTATGGCCAGTGGGGTGACTCCTAGCCTCGCCCGGCCATCTGTGACCAGTGGGGTGGCCCCCAGCCTTGCCCAGGCATCTATGACTGGTGGGGTGGCCCCCAGCCTCGCCCAGGCATCTATGACTGGTGGGGTGGCCCCCAGCCTCACCCAGCTATCTGTGACCAGTGGGGTGACCCCCAGCCTTGCCCAGGCATCTATGACTGGTGGGGTGACCCCCAGCCTCGCTCGGCCATCTGTGACCAGTGGGGTGGCCCCCAGCCTCGCCCAGGCATCTATGACTGGTGGGGTGACCCCCAGCCTCGCCCAGGCATCTATGACTGGTGGGGTGGCCCCCAGCCTCACCCAGCTATCTGTGACCAGTGGGGTGACCCCCAGCCTTGCCCAGGCATCTATGACTGGTGGGGTGACCCCCAGCCTCGCTCGGCCATCTGTGACCAGTGGGGTGGCCCCCAGTCTTGCCCAGGCATCTGTGACCAGTGGGGTTGTCCCCAGCCTAGTCCAGGCATCTGTGACCAGTGGGGTGGCCCCCAGCCTAGCTCAGGCATCTATGGCCAGTGGGGTGACTCCTAGCCTCGCCCGGCCATCTGTGACCAGTGGGGTAACCCCCAGCCTGGTTAAGCCATCTATGACTGATGGGGTGGACCCCACCGTAGCCCAGCCACCAGTGACTGGTGCAGtggcccccagcccagctcaggCATCCATGGCCTGTGTGGTGGCCTCCAGCCTAAGCCAGCCAGCAGTGACCGGTGGAGTGGCTCCCAGCCTAGCACACCCATCTATGATTGGTGGGATAGCCCCCAGCCTAGGCCAGCCATCAGTGGCCTGTGTGGTGGCCCCCAGCCTAGGCCAGCCATCAGTGGCCTGTGTGGTGGCCCCCAGCCTAGGCCCGCCATCAGTGGCCTGTGTGGTGGTCTCCACCCTAGCCCAGCCATTTGTGGCCAATAGAGGGCCCCTCAGCCTATTCCAGCCATCTGTAATTGGTGGTGCTGGTTGCACTGTTGGCCAGTCAGATTGGATGCCTAAGGTGGGTTCAAATGTACCATCAAGGGTGGATGCAGTGGCCTCTAGCCTGCATCATCCATCATTTGTGACTGAAATCCCTGCGGGTACATCATGTCCCCCTACAACTAGCAGCATGGGTCAAGATCTGAACCAGTCATCTGTGGCCACCGAGACGGCTCTATGTCAAGAGCCTGTAATGGTTGATGGGGTGGCCTCAAACCCCCAGGCCCCTGAGTTCAGTGAGGTGCCCCTGGCATTTCATCAGCCACTCAGTGTCAGTGGGGGGCACCCAAACATAACCGAACATTCTGCTGTCACTCTCTCTGCCCCAAATATCTACCAGACATCCGGTGCTAGTGGAGAGGACTCTTGTCTAGACCGAGGAACCAGTATATCTCCGGGGGCTCTGTTCAGGGGCATGGCTGCAAGCATCTCCCCCGGCGCTATGGCTGCTAGCATGTTCCCAAATATGTCTCGGGGGACCCTGGCTGCTGGTATGTTCCTCAGTATGTCTCCAGGACCTATGTCTCCGGGCATGACAGGGAGTGTGTGCCAGGGGAGTGTGACGACTGGTATGGGCCCAAACCAATTTCAAGTAGTCAGCGGCATGGCTCCCATTGCATTCCCAGCCTCCGTGGCAGGGGCCCCTTTGATTCACGAACAAGCCATAGAGGTGGGTCCTGGTTTCTCTCGGGCTTCAGTGCCCAACAGACTGGGTATGAGGCCATTCAGGTTTTCTCAAGCCAACGCAGACCCCACCATGTCTCAGGTCAATGTTGATCTACCAGTATCTTTGAACCACCAGCATCCTCCTGTGTCCACAGTTGTGGCATCTGGTTACCAACAAGCTGATGCTTtcagccaggagcccctgatgGGCACAGCTAGCGGCCTGGTGCCAGGTTCTGTAGCCACCAGGATGCCCGCAGCCCTGGCCCCGGCTACTGCGGCCAGTGGTGTGGCCCCCAGCCTTCCCCCAGGGTCTGTGATCAGGGGCGTGGGCCAGAGCCTGCCTCCAGGGCCGGTGATCAGTGGTGTGCCTCCCCGCCTTCCGCCCAGTTACGTGATCAGTGGTGTGGCTCCAACCTTTCCCGCAGGGTCTGTGATCTGTAGTATCAGCCACAGCCTTCCCCCGGGATCTGTGATTAGCGGCATGGGCCAGGGTCTTCCTCCAGAACCCATGGCCAGTGCTGTGGCCCCGAGCTTTCCTCCAGGTTCTGCGGCTAGTAGGGAGCCCCCTAGTCTGACGGCAGCATCTGGGGGTGGTGGGAAGAGACAAAACCTCTCCATGAGACCCTCAGTTAGTTTCACTGCTCCAAGCCTAATCCCAGGTTCAGTGTCAAACGAGACGGACACAAATGTCTCTCCTGGGTCTGTGGCTTCTAGTGTGTTTCCAACATCTGTGGCTGGAGAACTGAATCAGGGACTGGTTCTGGGGTCCACAGCTAACGCAGCCGGTGTGCCCTCCACAGTCAGAAATGTGGCCCAGAGCCTTCCCCAGGGGTCCATGCTGGTTGGGATCACTCCCCGTCCTTACCATGGAGCCCTGGCTGGAGAAGGGTCTATAGCCCCCTTCCAGGCATCCCATACCACTAGCCTGGCTCAGCTTCATCCCCAGGGCTTGGAAGCTAGTGACACAACCAGGAGAGGACACCAAGTGCCCACAGTTCTACAAAGAGCCTCACAGTTGAACCACACCCTTGAGACGATGCCATTTGAGGCCACAGATGACCAGGCCGTGATGAAGCCAGAGGGCCTGGACAAGGGTCTGTCCCAGGTGTCCATATCCAGTGGGGACTCCATGGTCCTTGATGCAACCCCATGGATGTTCCATAGTCCCCTGTCAGGTGACATTAACGACAGCCACGAATTCCTTCCCGACAGTCAAAGACCACTGTTGGAGGAGGTAGTTCCCAACCAGACCGAATCTCTGACCAGTGGCATggctcctgtccctccccagcccctgaatGTTGCCAACCACTCCATGGCTGGTAGTGCCACCCCAACTCTGCAGCAGAGGTCAGCAACCAGTTGGCGGCCCCCCAGCTCCCACTTTGTGACTGGTAGCTGGGTCCCCAGTGTGCTCATGGAGTCTGTCAGGGCTCCTGGTGCCCCCTTGGCTCAACAGGCATCGATGGCTCACATCATACCCCAGAGCCCCTTGGTGGCTCACATCATACCCCAGAGCCCCTCGGTGGCTCACATCATACCCCAGAGTCCCCCGGTGGCTCACATCATACCTCAGAGCCCCTCGGTGGCTCACATCATACCCCAGAGCCCCTCAGTGGTTCATATCATACCCCAGAGCCCCACAGTGACTCACATCATGTCCCAGGACCCCCCAGtgactcaggtgccccagagcccTGCCTATAATATGGGGGCTTCTACTATAGTTTCAGGGTCACCCAAGCTGGCCCATAGCAGTCCTACGGCATTCAGCTTGCACCCAGGATCTATAACTGGGATGGGGACCCCAAGCACTTCCCAGAGGTCAGGAACCACCCACAAGGCCTCCCATGTGTCACTTTATCCATCCAGCACTAGTGGAATGGCATCTGATGGGTTCCAGGTAGCAGCTGTCCCCAGGGCACACCAGAAGCCAGTGTCTGGGGACCTGGTTCAGAACAACCACAAGTTTCTTGGCTCTAGAAAATCCTATAGGTCCATGCATGGTTATTCCGTCTCAGACATGCTAGACAGTAACATAGCCAAGGTTGTGCCCTTGCATGAAGTGCAGGAGCACACCTACAGGTCCTCACAGGAAAGTCCCAAACACTCCAAGAGTGCGCCACCGGTCGTAACACCAATCATCCGCACCACTGAGGTGGCACACAACACGGCCACCTCTAGGCTGCACCCAGGGCTTCGGAGGGTGTCTCTGGGCTATGAGTCCTCACCTGACGGCTCCCGGAGGCCCCTTTTAGCCCAGGAGTCGATGGAGGGGTCTCTGGATTTCCGTAGCGCCGGGGCTCCTGTAGACAGTGACAGGGCATCCCTGACTCCCACTGTACTCCAGGGCCCCGTGGATGCTGGCATAGCTGGTGGCCAAGCATGGAACTCTGCCGTCCCCAGTGTAGCGGTCGGGCCCATGAGCAGCGCAGTGGCCCCTGGTGGCGTGTGGGATCTGGCCAGGGCTTCTGTGCCATGGGACACCGTGGGCAGAGAGGCAGCGGCGGATCCCAGACAGTCGGGGGAGCTGGTGGCATCGATGCAGGCTGTGGAGAAGATAATCATCCATGCTGTGGTCACTATCCAGGCATGCGCACGTGGCTACCTGGTGCGCCGTACCGTCAAGGTGTGGCACCAGTGGGCCGTCATCATCCAGGCTGCCTGGCGCGGCTACCGTGTGCGGCGGGACTTGGCCCGGCTCTCTCGAGCCGCCACCACCATCCAGGCTGTGTGGCGAGGCTTCCTCACTCGCCGGCCCGAGACTCAGCAAACCATGCTCCCGGCCATGTGGTGCAAAATGGGCAGCAGGACCAGGTCAGGATCCGACCACCGCTGTTTCCAGTCGTGCCAGCCACACATCTGCGCCCTCTGCCAGTCGCTGAGTCCCAGGCTGGGGAGCCCGCCCAGCGTGGTGATGCTCGTGGGTTCCAGCCCCCGCACGTGCCACATGTGTGGCCACACGCTGCCCACTCGGGTGGTGCACGGCATGGGCCGGGGCTCCACAGTCCAGGCTAGCTTGCCGTGGGGCTGCGCCACCCAGATGAATTCCCGGAGCCCCCGGCTGTCCCGTCGCCGGATTAAGGCGGCCACGGCCATCCAGTCGGCCTGGAGAGGCTTCAGCGTACGCCGCCGTCTGAAGCAGCAGCAGATGGCAGCCAAGATGCTTCAAGCCACCTGGCGCGGCCATCGCACCCGGGCCTCCCTCACTACGGATGCGCTCTTGGGGCCGGAAGCGTGGGACAGCTCGCAGCACATGCAGTGGCCAGGTGTCTAG